The Deltaproteobacteria bacterium genomic sequence AGATTCGGTTGGAACAAGCCGCCCAAATTACGGTCGAACGAGGCGGCGTTGTTGACCCAAAAGACGGTCATCAGTGGAATGAAGTAGAATTTGACCAGATAGCCGCGCAGCACGCGGGCGAATCCGGGCGCAGGCGCTTGGCGACGCCACAGCGCTTGGGCGCCGCGCGCGATGATCAGCAAGTCGTCGTCTTCGTTGCGCCAGCGGCCGCGCCGTTCGCAGAGTAGCAGATACGGGAATGCGCCGAGCAGCAGCAGCGCTGTGGCGACGGTGAAGAGTTCAAAGAACGGCCGATAGTAACTCTTGGCATATTCGACGAGGAACGGGAGACCGATGTGCAAATGATATTCGCGGAGCGCGGCGTACGTTCCCCAGGCCAACATGAGGCAGCCAGTCATCGTGATCCAACGGAGCCAGACGCGTCGCCACGCCGCGGCGTCGAGTGCGCGCGAGACTGACCAATCGAAATGGCGACGATGGACTTTCACTACCAAGAATTCGTAGGTCGCCATCGCGGCGACGGCGATAAAGAGTAAGACGATGAAACGCGGATGGGGTGGGCCGGAAGGGAGGACCTGCAGGCGCGTGCCGACGTGGAGCCCGATCATCCCCAGCAATAATACGCCGGCGCCGATCAGTCCGGTCCAGATCGATTGTGCGCCTAACACGAAATCCGGAGCCGCATTGTCAGTCTGTGCCACGATGCCCCCAATGGGGAGCGCTCATACCTGATTCGCTGCGCCCCCGCAATGGCTGAGCATGATCAGATGGCACAACCTTGACAGAGGGTGCCGATCGTGGTCGCTAGCGGGCATGACAATGCGAATTCCAGTGGTGACCGGAGTGATGCGTCGTTGCGGCAACGTCGCAACGCGGATGCGAATGCGTGGGCGGGCGCCAAACGCGGCGAGCGTGGTCGCGGAGGCGCGCGCGATACGGCTACGAAGGGCGGGTGATTTGGTCGCGGCCGAAACGTGGTTTCGCCGGGCGGCGTGGCAGCGGGAGTTTCGGTCGGCCGATCAGCGCCGGTTGTGTAACGAGGCCGCGCGTTGTGCAGTCGCATTGGCCGAAACAGCGCGAGACCCGGTAACGCAGATGGAATGGTGGGAGGCGGCGGCGCGGAATGTGGCGGATCGACAGCTGGAGGCCGCAGTCTGGTGCCGTCTGGCGGCCGCGAAAGGTGAAGTCGCACGACAATTGCTCGCCGCGCGTGACAATCCGCGCGCGTTGCGGCAGTTAGTGAAAGGCGGTTGTCCTTCGTGGCTGTTCGGGATGTTTCTGAAATTGTTGAGCCAGGGGGCGGTGACTGCCGCCGAGCATGCAGCGCAAGCCCGCGCGGAACTGGCAGTGCAGGGTCTGCAGGATGCATTTGTTCCGTTGCCGGTCTCTCCTGATGCCGATCTGGCCGCGTTAGCCGCCGAATGTGCTGCAGTGTCGCGGCACATTGCTTTGGACGTCGAGCGCACTGAACAGCTTGCCGCCGTTGCATAACCACTCACGACCGTTTCAACCACCGTACCGTCACCGTTAACACCGCCGCGCTGACGACGGCCAACACGAAGAACGTCGTCGGGAATCCTCGATGGTCGACCAGCCAGCCCACGCCGAGCGCGGCGGGGATGAAGATTCCGTTCTGTAGGAAATCTTGAATCGACAGCACGGTCGCGCGCCGTTCGGACGCGACCAGCCGATTCACGGCCGCGCTGACGGTCGGCAACAGCAGACCCCATGCGGCGTAGATCAGGGCCAGGATCACAATCGCCCCCGTCGTACGACCGATGGCGAGGCCGAGGCAAATCGCGATGCATCCGAGCCCGAGTTGCAGGAAAAAATGATGTCCGAGCAGATGCGATCCCCACCGATTCGCCGCTAACGTGCCGCCCATCGCTAACATGTTGCAGCCTAAGAAGACCCAGCCGAAGGCCGAAAGCGGGACGCCGAGCGTGCGCAAATACGGTTGGCTCAACGTGGTGGTGACGATCAAGACGAGCGAGAAAAACCAGCCATAATAGCCGATCAGCGCGCGCAGTGCGGGCACGCCGACGCGGATTTCGCGCCATCCGGCGAGCAGCGTGCGCAGTCGCAACGCGACGGTCGTGGACGGGGGTTCGGGGATCGTCAGCGCAGTGAGCGCGGCGGCGAGAAACAGCATGGCCGTGCCGTAAAACGGTCCTTGTGGAAACGCGATGTAGAGCGGCGCGCCGACCACGGCGCCGACGCTCATCGCGGCGAACTCAAAAAACTTTGCGTTGGCATAGCGCCTTTGGTAATCAGCCGTCGCGTTTCGTTCCTTTAAATGGTCGTACAGCAAGGCCTCAGTCGCGCCGGTCTTGAACGCATAGCCGACGCCCAGCAGACATTCGCCGAGGGCGTACCACGCGAATGCGTGGGCCGGAACCAGGCAGAGGGCGCCGAGGACTTGCAGCCCGCTGCCCGCAAAGAGCGCCCATTTGCGGCCGAAGCGGTCGGCAAAGAGTCCGGTCGGGAGTTCCGCGAGCAGCGCGCTGCCGATGTACAGCGAGATGAGCAGCATGACATCGGTCTGGGTCAGTCCTTGGCGCAGCAGCCAGACGACGAAGATCGGCAAGTACAAGTAGCAGCGGGAACAAAAGGCGAAGACGTAAAAACGTGTGAAAAAGGTCGTGTACATGAGGATTCGTTGCCCATTCTACCTGATTTTTCTCGGCTGTATACTTTCTCTCGGCGTTTCCACGGCCGTGGCGAAACATCGTAGGCCTATGCGGACGATCAGCGCGTCGCCCACGCCGGCGGTGCTGTTCGATCGCGGGGCCAAAAAAAAGCCGCGCGCGTTTGAATCCGTCGACCGCTGTGTCGAAACGCCGTGCATCGTGACGCAGCATGGCGCGTGGCAATTCGCCCCGTCCGTTGTGGACGCCTACCGCGTGGAAATGAGCTATTTCCATGAAGGGAGTCAGCGGCCGATCGGTCTGTTTCAACAGAGCACGACGTTGGAACAAAAAGTCGCGGAGCGATTGCTCAATCGGCATCCGAATCGGAAGATCGTCAACTTGATGCAGTTGGTGGAACGCGGGACCGCGCCGACGATCTTCATGTACGGCGTGTTGCTGCAATACGAGATCCGCGACGGCGATCCGGTCATTGTGCGCCTGACCCGCTTTGCCGACCCGACCGACGTGCGCGAATATTATTTCCGCTATCACAAGACCGGGCCGGTCCCGGATATCGATATTTCGCTACTCTACCCGATCGGTTTTTTTCACCCCAACCCGAACGATGCCATTCAAGGTGCGACGACGGGCGCCGCGTTTTCCTTTTCGATCGGTTCCCATATGGACCCGGAGCGGCACTATGGATGGTTTCGGAAGTCGTTGCGCGCCGTGCGGTTGAATCTCTTTACCGGGCTGGTGACGCGCAAAGAACTGAAGGCGATGGGCGGCGATCTCGTCGTGAGCGATTCCGTCGACGGCTTCGGCGGGATCGGTCTGACCGTCTTCGATTTCCTGAATCTCGGCTATGGGATCAATTTCGTCCGCACGCCGCACAGTACGTTCCCGTTCGTGGGCATTGAAGTGAAACACGTCTTCGAATTCATCCGCTCGCTGAAACAAGATACGCACACCAAGTGGGAGAAGTATCTGCGCGAAGAACGCGAGCAGCGAGGTAGTCCGCAAACAGGTCTCCAGCTGGGTAGAACTTCTCGCTCAAAATGAGGCGAACGGGTGGCCGGGAACCCACGGTGCATGGGGCCGTGCGCGGCATCTGCGCGGTCGGGCGATGTTTTTTTTTCGCTGCTGTGTGGTGTGGCGATTGCACCGATTCGTCGTTGTGTCCTCTCATCCCATGCGATCTGTAGGGGTTGGTGTCACTGCGCTCTGCTTGGCGGTGTGGCTCTCGGTCGGGTGCGGGGCGGCTGGCGTGCCCTCCGGGACCGGCACCACGCCGATTCCGATTGAACTCCCGAGCGTCGTGCAGCTACCTGAGAGTTTAGCGATCAGTGTCGCTCCGGTGCAAGGGGCCGCCGATGTTTCCGTCCCGTTGGGCAAGACGGTGGTCGTTCCCGGCGAGACGCCGCTGCAACAAAGCGTCTATCCGACCGATAACGGGAACACGCGACTCGACGCAATCTTGGCCGTCCTGGCCAACGTCTCGGCCAATAGCGATGCGACCGTGACGAGCGCGAGCGGCACGACCGACGATGGCAGTGCCTGGGTCGCGGATTTTTCCGCCGCGGAATTTCCGACCGTGGATTTCGACACGGCCGGATTTCCCACGCTCGATTGTAGTGCAACCTGTTCGGGGCATACCGCGAGTTATCCCGTCTGCATGCGGATTTGGGTCGGGGGCAAGCGTGCGGCGTTTTTTAAGATCTTGAGCGCGGTCGATGCTGCCGGTGGGGCCGGTTGTTTCTACACCGTCTCCGACGTCACGGCGAGCGCCGCGTCGAGCGCAGCACTCTTTACCGGGACGGAGTCCTACGTTCTGGCGGGCCGTTGGGACTTCCGCGACACGGCGAGTCGCTGGCTAGAGTTGGTGTCGTCGACTACAGCGGCCGACGCGGAAGGCGTGCGGATCGACAGCCATCACGCGGTGTTGAACGCCGCCACGGCGACCGACGCCACGGTCACGACGTTGGCCCGCTTGCGGGGGCAGATCACGGTCGGTGAATCGCCGTTGGACATTGAAGCGGTGCATCGCTGGACCGACACACTGAGTCAATCGAGTTATACGTTGACCAACGACACGACCACGACCGACGCGGGCTGTTTCGATTTGGAGACGGGTGAGGAGGTTTTTACCGATGTGGCCGGATGCGAATCGCTGACGATCACGGAAGAGCGCGCGCCTGAAGAGGCGACGCCGCCGCCGTTGGAAGAGACGGTGATGGTGGCGACGCTCGACGAGTCGAGTAGTAGTTCGTCCGGCAGCAGCTCCAGTGGTGGCGATGGCGGCAGTTCGTCAAGTAGCTCCAGCGGTGGGAGCAGCAGCGGAGACGCGAGCAGTTCTTCCAGTTCGTCCAGCGGTGGGAGTAGTTCGGGTGGTGGCGCCACACTCCCGACCGTGGCGTTCACTGCGACGAGTGCAAGTGGTGCCGAGTCCACCGGATCCGTGTCGGTGCAAGTCACGCTGTCCGCCGCGAGTGCCGATGCTGTGACCGTGGCGTATGCTGTCACCGGCGGGACGGCCACCGGGAGCGGCACCGACTTTACGTTAGCGAGCGGAACGGCCACGATCAGTGCCGGCAGCACTACGACCACGCTTGCGCTGGCGATCGTCGACGACGCGCAGGTTGAGAGCTCCGAGACGGTGATCGTGACCCTCTCCAATCCGGCAAACGCCACGCTCGGGACCAACACGAGCCACACGTATACGATCACGGATAACGACACGCCGCCGGGTGTGTCGTCGTCCACGCCTGCAGCGGGTGCCACCGAGGTGAGTATCAGCAGTGCGGTCGAGGTCACGTTCGACCGGGCCATGAATGCCGCGACGCTGACCACGAGTACGTTCACGCTGACCACGGGCGGCACGCCGGTGGCGGCCTCCGTGAGCGCCGCCGGCACGACGGCCACGCTGACGCCGACGAGTTCGCTTGCCTACAACACCACGCACGAAGCGACGCTCACGACCGGCGTGCAAGACAGTGTCGGCAATGCGCTGAGCACGCCAACTTCGTGGAGCTTCACGACTCGCCCCGCCCCGGGAAGCCTCGATACGAGTTTCAATAGCACCGGGAGCGTCGAGACGGACGTCGTCGGGACCACGAATCAGAACTTCGCGTACGACATGGCCCGCCAGTCGGATGGGAAATTGGTCGTGGTCGGATCGACCGGGAATGCGATGGTGCTGCGCTATACCAGCGCCGGGGTGCTCGACACGACCTTCGATTCGGATGGCGTCGTGCTGGCCAGTGCGGAGAGCGGGATGGGCCGTTGGAATGCCGTTGCGATCCAATCGGATGGGAAGATCGTCGTGGCCGGCACGACCTCTGACAACGCCGACATGATCATTGCGCGCTACACCACGACCGGCTCACTCGATACGGACTTCAGCGCCGACGGGAGCGTGACCGTGAATATCAACGACCCGACGGGTGCCACGGAATATACATACGATGCCTTGATCGATGCCAGCGGACGGATTGTCGTGGCGGGTGGCGCCGGCACGCAGACCGCGCTGGTTCGGCTCACCAGCAGCGGCGCGCTCGACACCACGTTCGGCGGCGACGGGATCGTCGTCACGAGCACCTTCGGCGGTGACGACAGCGCGCAGGCGATTGCGTTGCCCGCCAGTGGCGCCGGATTATGGGCCGCCGGCCGCTACTATGACGGTTCAGAATATAACGTCTATTTGATGTTCCTCAACAACGAGGGCGACATCGACGTGGTGTTTAATACCGACGGTGTGGCCACGTATGACGTACAAGCAGGGAGTGCGCTGAATGATATGGTGTCGAGCATGGTCGTGCAGTCGGATGGCGATATCTTGATTGCAGGCTCGGTGGCCACGACCACGGACGAACTGTTTGTGCTGAGAGTGGATGGTGCCAGTAACGGCGCACTCGACACCGCGTTCAGCGGCGATGGGATCTTCACGACGACGATCGGGACGCATACCACGGCGAATGCCAACGACCTCGTGGTGCAATCCGATGGGAGCATGTTTGTGGTCGGGAACGCCTGGACCAATGTTGCCGAATTCTACTATGTCGTGGCGCAAATCAGTAATGTCGGCGTGCTGAATACCAACTTCGACAGTGACGGGATCTTGACCATTGCCACTGGCGGGACTGGCACGACGGGCGAATTCGACGCCGCCGTATTGCAGTCCGATGGTAAATTGGTAACGGCCGGATATGCTGACTTTTCCTCCGGTTCAAACAATGTCGTCGTCTATCGCCTCTGGCCGTAACCTGAGACCTGCCCAGGCCGGGTATAACTGCTCACTCAAAATGAGGTCAACGGGTGACCGCCAACCCACGGAGCATGGCGCGGCGCGTGGCATCTGTGCGTTCGGGCGACGTTTTTTTTTCGCTGCGGCGTGGTGTGACGATTGCATCGATTCATCGCTGTGTCCTCTCATCCCATGCGATCTGTAGGGGTTGGTGTCACCGCGTTCTGCTTGGCGGTGTGGCTTTCCGTCGGATGTGGGTCTGCCGGCGTGCCCTCCGGAACCAGCTCCACGCCGATCCCGATTGAATTGCCGTCGAATTTCGCGATGCCGTCGGCCTTGTCAATTGGTGTCGATGAAGTGACCGATACGGCGAATGGAAACCTCGCCGTCGAAAAATCGACCGACAAGACACTGCCTGGAGAAAATGCCCTGGCCCAAGGGCTTTATCAGACGGACCAAGATAATGCGCAGTTGGATGCGATCCTCGCGCACTTGGCGGCGGTGACTGCCGAGGCGAGCACCTCGGTTACCAGCACCATTGGCACCACTGCGAATGGGGGCGTATGGTTCGCCGACTTTACGGATTTCAGTTTCCCGACGCTGACCAGCAGCATCTCGGGGATCGATTGCACGGCCGCTTGCTCAGGGAACACTGGGGAGTTCCCGATCTGCGTGCGCATTACCGTGGGAGGAAAGCGGGTATGGTATGGCAAGATGACCTCGCCGGTGACCTCCACAAGTAGGGGGGCCGGTTGCTTCTACACGTTTTCGACGGTGACGGATGCGTCCACCGAGGCCGCTCTCTTTGATGGGACGGAGTCGCACCTTATTGTGGGTACTTGGGATTTTACGGATAGCACGAGTCTCAAGCTGGATATGATTTCGGCGACCACGACGGCGGATTCATCGGGCATTCTCAACTCCGGAACCCGCGCGGTTTTGACCGAGACCAGTGCATCCAGCGCGTCAATCAATAGCCCCTCCGGCAAGAGTATCGGCAGCGCTACGCGGACCGCCAATGTCAATGGTACGCTAGTGGACAATGGCGAGTCGAAGACCGTCACGGTGATCGACCGTTGGAACGCCGCGACGATTCGCGCCACTCAGACGATTACGGGGAGTACCGCGGTCAATGTCGATGGCTGTTTCATCACCGGTACCGTCATTCCGACGGGCGATTGTCTGACGATTGACGACGTCATTCTAGTGGAACAATTTTCGCTGCCCACGGTGGCCGCCGTCGCCTCGCCGCCGTCAGTGACGGGGACGAGTCCCGTTGACGGGGCGACCGCCGTCATGCTCAATTCGTCCGCCACAGTGACATTTAGTGAGACTATGGATGGTTCGTCTATTACCGCGAGCACATTCAAGCTGACCGACGGCAGTGGAGCGGTGGTGAATGGGACGATTACCATCGGCGATGATGCCACCACCGCCATCCTGATGCCCACGACGCTCCTTACCGCTAGCACGACCTATACGGGGACCGTGACCACCGGCGTGACCGATACGGGCGGAACGCCGCCCTCTGCGCCATACACCTGGAGTTTTACGACGGGGACTGAAGTGGACACTAAAGTGCCATCGATTGCGTCGACCAGTCCCGTGAATGGCGCCACGCGAGTGGCGGTCAATGCCCAGATGACGGCCACCTTTAGCGAAGCCATGGATTCGAGCACGGTGACGACCAGCAGCTTCACCGTACGCCCTACCGCCGGAGGGGCTGCCGTTTCCGCCGCAGTCGACTACAGTGGCACGACCGCGACGCTCACGCCCACTGGCAATCTGAGTTACAGCACGTCCTATACCGCAACGATTTCGACCGCAGTGAAGGACACGGCCGGCAATGCCTTGACGGCCGCGGCGAGTTGGGAGCTCACGACCATCGCCGAGAGCGGTCACTACAACCCGCAATTCAGCGGTAATGGGTGGTACGACGAATCGTTCTCGACCACGGGCGACGGCTTTGATTCACTGCAAAGTGTGGTCGTACAATCCGATGGAAAAATCGTCGCCGTTGGAACGGCATACAATGGGACAGATCAGGACGTCCTCGTCGTTCGATTCAACGCGGATGGATCATTGGATTGGTATGACCTGGTCGATCTCGTCGGCGGAGGTGATTTCGGCCAGGGGGTCGCCCTGCAATCGGATGACAAAATTGTCGTGTCGGTCTGGGCCAGTAACAGCGATGATACGGAGCGCAATTTTGCAGTACTGCGCTACACGACCAGCGGCGCGCTCGATCCGACCTATGGTGGCGGGGATGGCATCGCGCTCGTCGATTTCAATGCCGCCGCAGATACCGACACACAATATGACTTAGTGATCAATCCGTCGGATCAGGCGATTCTCTGCGGACAGATCGGAGGTCGAGCTGGCCTTGCACGCTACGATACGAATGGTGATCTCGATACGACCTTTGCCACCAATGGGACGTACTCGGATGCGGATTTCGATTTCTTCTTTGACTGTGCGATGGATAGCGATGGCAAGATTGTGGCTGTCGGCGAGGATCAGACCTTCGATACGCCGGGACAGGATATCGCGATTGCGCGTTTCTCGGCCGCGGGCGCACTGGATACGAGCTTTAGCGTGGATGGGCGAAATGCGTTCACCGTCGGGAGCGCGAGTAATGAACAGGGATTGGGCGTGGCCATCCAGAGCGACGGCCAGATCGTGATCGTGGGACAAACTGATAACAATTCGACCTCGAATGACTGTGTCCTCGCCCGCTACGGCACGACCGGAACTCTGGATGCCGACTTCGGCAGCTCCGGAATCTTCCAATTTGGTAACGACGCCGGAGGCGAATTGCAAGACCTCTGCTACGATGTCGCTATTCATTCCGGCGGCCGCATTGTCGTGATCGGATCCAGCACAGGGGATGCCTTACTGGCGCGTGTGACGTCGTCGGGAACGCTCAACACGACGTTCGATTCGGACGGCTTGGCGGTCTTTACCGAGGCTGGCGGTGGCACAGGACTCGCTCTCGACAGCAACGAGGACTACATCGGCGTTGGGAGTGTCCAGGATGGCGGCACGGACACCTTCATTTTCAGTGTGATTCAGTAAAGGATGCGGTCAAATCCATCACAACCGAATGTAGATCGCCGAACGCTGCTGCGGTGTTGTCAGATTGTCTCTGACCGTAACACTTAAAGTGTAATGCCGATCGTGCCGAACAAGACGCGCACGCGTTCCGCGTAGCCGCCGTGTTGGCCGACCAGCGTGTCCAAGACGCCGGCCCAATGGAGATATGCGTCAGGTGCCGGATCCGCGTGGCGCTGGAGTTCAAACGCGATAATTGTGGCGGCCATCGGATGCCAAGTCGCCAAGTCGAGCAAATGCGCCAGACGGAGCAAGGCCCGCCGTGCGGCGGCATGATCGAGTGGTATCATGCCGCAATCGACCATCCGCAAGACGTGGAACTGCTGCGCAAAATAATGCGGCGGGTCTTCGGCAATGCGCCAGACAATGCCGCCATCGGACTCGGCCCATTGGGCAAGGGCAGATTCGGGGTCCGGTGCCGCCAACCGAGCCGGGCCGCAGTGGGCGTGGAACGCAGGGAGTAGGGCTTCGGCACTTGCCCGTACGACGTCGATTCCCAAAGTCGGGCGGACCGGTTCAAACGACGTATTTTCGAGCAGGACCTCCGAGACGCCCAGCAATCCGGCGTCTTGGCCGAGGATGTGCTCGATCGTGCGGCGGCCGCGTTGGTGACACCAGGCGCCGAAGTCCGTGAACAGCTCTCTGGCGGCGCGGGCCAGCGGGCCCCGCTGGCGCGTTGCGGTGGGCGACGGGGCCAACCGCTGGAGCCGGAGTCCCGCAGCCGTGAGGAACGCCGCCCCGGTCAGACGACGCCGAACCGACGCCGTTAACGGCGCGCGGCTGTGCCACCATGTCCCGGAGAGCGGAGGAACGCCAGATGTTGGGTTGATCGCCATCGCCTCACTACTATCGGCTGTCGGTCGAAAAAGTTGCTGAGTAGGAGTGACTTCCTTTAATACCCCTCGCCCCGACGGGGAGAGGGTTCCGCCGGAGGCGGAGGGTCAGGGTTCATTACGGCCAAAATAATAATCCCGTCAGGCTGAGGCCGATGAAGAATGACGCCCACGGATTTGGCACGAAGTAACTGTAGACCATCAGCGCCAATCCTAGCGCAATATGGCGTGTGCTCTGGGTTTTACGCCCATACCGCCACGCCGCATAGCCGACGATCCCGAAGAAGAACCCATAACAGAGGGCATAAAAGTCGAAATTGAGGAATGACGTGCTCATGCCGTATTTCGCTCCCGCCCCGACTCCAAGCGGCCGAGCAAACGCAACAGTCCGTCGAGGATCGTGAGCGGGTGCGGCGGACAGCCGGGGATGAAGAGGTCCACCGGGACTGTGGACGTGGCGCCGTTGTGGCACGCGGGGCTGTTCAGGAACGGCCCGCCGCTGATTGCGCAGGCGCCGACCGCGATGACGAGTTTCGGATCGGGGACCGCCTCATACGTTTTTTGCAGCGCCAGCCGCATGTTTGCCGTGACTGGGCCGGTAATGACCAAGCCGTCAGCATGGCGTGGCGACGCGACGAATTGGATTCCGAAACGGCTCAAGTCGAAGACCACGTTGTTCAGTGCTTGGAGTTCCAGCTCGCATCCGTTGCAGCCGCCGGCACTCACTTGGCGCAGCTTCAGCGATCGTCCGAACAACGCGCGCATTTTCCGATCCAACGCCGTGGCCAACGGGAGCGCAGCGTCCCGTAGCAGCAAGCCCTCGCGCGTGCGCGTGGCTAACCGATAATCCGGCGTCCACGCGATTGCGCCGCTCGGACAGGCCTCCGCGCACGCGGGACAAAACGTGCAACGGCCGAGGTCGAACGTCAGCGGCGCGAGCGTGATCGCCTCGGTCGGGCAAGCGTCGCGACACGCGGTGCAGCCGGCAGCGCAACGGCCGGCGTCGATCGTCGGGCGACCGCGGAATCGCTCCGGCAGCGGCTGTGCCGGGGGGAAGGCCTGCGTCCGATGTCCTTGCTGCCACCGTGTTTTGAACGTGTCCCACATCGTCCCGGCTCCCGGTGTTACAAATCGTGTCCCGCATACGACAAATTGAAACTTTTATTACACAATGGAAAGTCGGAGATCTGTCCGCCGCGGCACGCCCACGCGAGTCCCATCCAGTTGTGGAAGGACGGATCGACGACATCGTAGGCGTCGATCGCGCCGTATGCGTCGGTCCGCACCACATGGACGATTTCGCCCCGCCAGCCCTCGATCAGACTGACGACCAAACGGTCCGCCGCCAACGATTCACACGGCGCACCCGGTTCCACGCGATGTACGATCCGACACTGTTCCGCTGCGAACGTGAGCGCTTGCTGGGCCTCCAACACGCGGAGCAGCGCGCGCGCGTACACGTCGCCGGAGGCCAGCCGCACCGGCGGGATGTAATGAAACCGATACGCCCCGCTCGGGTAGTCGGTGCGCACGTCGCGCAGCAAATTACTGGCGCGCGCGGCTGGGCCGACCAGCCCCAGTTGGCGTGCCACCTTTTTTGCGACCACGCCCGTTTGTTCGAGTCGGGTGACGACGGTTGATTCGGCGAAGAAGAGGTCGGCGATCGCCTTGAGGTCCCGTTCGGCCTCCGCGAGTTTGGTGCCGCAGCGGGCGCGCAACGCAGCGGTGAAAGCGTGACACACTCCACCCGGATACACCAGCGAACGGCCGTACCGATTACCGGTCAGCTCCATCAGCAGATTCAAGAATTCCCCGCGCAGCCGTCCAAAATACGCCGCGGCCGGCAAATAGCCGATGTCCGCCGCCAATGCGCCGAGGTCGCCGACATGGTTTGCCAGTCGTTCCAATTCCAACGCCAGCGCGCGGAGCTGCTGCGCGTGGTGTGCAACCGCGACGCCGGCCAGGCCTTCGATCGCCTGCGCATAGGCCCAGCTGTGCCCGATCACCGTGTCTCCGGCCAGCGATTCGGCCACGACGGCACGACGCGCGGGCGTGGCGACGCGCAATAACGCAGACGCGCCCCGATGTTGGTAGCCGAGCGCGATTTCCAAATGCAGCACCTGTTCGCCGTGACATTGGAAACGAAAATGACCAGGTTCAATGATGCCGGCGTGCACCGGTCCCACGGCGACTTCATGCACGGCGTCGCCTTCCACGGCGAAGAACGGGTAGTCGCGTTGCGTTCGCACCGGCTTCAACCAGGGGTGGCCTTCGGGGAAAATTCCGTGCTGCTCGTAGACGACGCGCTCGAATAACTGGGCCTCCGGCAGGTCCGGCGTCAGTGCGGGATACGCCGCGTGTCCTGCCGGAAATGTCGTGGCCGCGATCCGCAATTCGTTCCGTGTATCGAGGCCGAGGATCGCGTAGACGCACCGGCCGCCCTCCGCTGTCGCTGCTGTCGGCAGTGCAAGCAAGCGCGCGCGAGCGGTTTGACAGGTCGTCACAATCCACAAGCGCCACGCTTCCGGCGCGAGTTGGGGGATCGCCGTCGTGACTACGGCCACGCCGTTGCGGGCGCTGCAGCCGCCGAGATTCATGATCCCCCTCCGATGAATGTGGCCGCGCGGGCGACAAGGGTTTGCAGTC encodes the following:
- a CDS encoding MFS transporter, with translation MYTTFFTRFYVFAFCSRCYLYLPIFVVWLLRQGLTQTDVMLLISLYIGSALLAELPTGLFADRFGRKWALFAGSGLQVLGALCLVPAHAFAWYALGECLLGVGYAFKTGATEALLYDHLKERNATADYQRRYANAKFFEFAAMSVGAVVGAPLYIAFPQGPFYGTAMLFLAAALTALTIPEPPSTTVALRLRTLLAGWREIRVGVPALRALIGYYGWFFSLVLIVTTTLSQPYLRTLGVPLSAFGWVFLGCNMLAMGGTLAANRWGSHLLGHHFFLQLGLGCIAICLGLAIGRTTGAIVILALIYAAWGLLLPTVSAAVNRLVASERRATVLSIQDFLQNGIFIPAALGVGWLVDHRGFPTTFFVLAVVSAAVLTVTVRWLKRS
- a CDS encoding Ig-like domain-containing protein — encoded protein: MRSVGVGVTALCLAVWLSVGCGAAGVPSGTGTTPIPIELPSVVQLPESLAISVAPVQGAADVSVPLGKTVVVPGETPLQQSVYPTDNGNTRLDAILAVLANVSANSDATVTSASGTTDDGSAWVADFSAAEFPTVDFDTAGFPTLDCSATCSGHTASYPVCMRIWVGGKRAAFFKILSAVDAAGGAGCFYTVSDVTASAASSAALFTGTESYVLAGRWDFRDTASRWLELVSSTTAADAEGVRIDSHHAVLNAATATDATVTTLARLRGQITVGESPLDIEAVHRWTDTLSQSSYTLTNDTTTTDAGCFDLETGEEVFTDVAGCESLTITEERAPEEATPPPLEETVMVATLDESSSSSSGSSSSGGDGGSSSSSSSGGSSSGDASSSSSSSSGGSSSGGGATLPTVAFTATSASGAESTGSVSVQVTLSAASADAVTVAYAVTGGTATGSGTDFTLASGTATISAGSTTTTLALAIVDDAQVESSETVIVTLSNPANATLGTNTSHTYTITDNDTPPGVSSSTPAAGATEVSISSAVEVTFDRAMNAATLTTSTFTLTTGGTPVAASVSAAGTTATLTPTSSLAYNTTHEATLTTGVQDSVGNALSTPTSWSFTTRPAPGSLDTSFNSTGSVETDVVGTTNQNFAYDMARQSDGKLVVVGSTGNAMVLRYTSAGVLDTTFDSDGVVLASAESGMGRWNAVAIQSDGKIVVAGTTSDNADMIIARYTTTGSLDTDFSADGSVTVNINDPTGATEYTYDALIDASGRIVVAGGAGTQTALVRLTSSGALDTTFGGDGIVVTSTFGGDDSAQAIALPASGAGLWAAGRYYDGSEYNVYLMFLNNEGDIDVVFNTDGVATYDVQAGSALNDMVSSMVVQSDGDILIAGSVATTTDELFVLRVDGASNGALDTAFSGDGIFTTTIGTHTTANANDLVVQSDGSMFVVGNAWTNVAEFYYVVAQISNVGVLNTNFDSDGILTIATGGTGTTGEFDAAVLQSDGKLVTAGYADFSSGSNNVVVYRLWP
- a CDS encoding Ig-like domain-containing protein, whose translation is MRSVGVGVTAFCLAVWLSVGCGSAGVPSGTSSTPIPIELPSNFAMPSALSIGVDEVTDTANGNLAVEKSTDKTLPGENALAQGLYQTDQDNAQLDAILAHLAAVTAEASTSVTSTIGTTANGGVWFADFTDFSFPTLTSSISGIDCTAACSGNTGEFPICVRITVGGKRVWYGKMTSPVTSTSRGAGCFYTFSTVTDASTEAALFDGTESHLIVGTWDFTDSTSLKLDMISATTTADSSGILNSGTRAVLTETSASSASINSPSGKSIGSATRTANVNGTLVDNGESKTVTVIDRWNAATIRATQTITGSTAVNVDGCFITGTVIPTGDCLTIDDVILVEQFSLPTVAAVASPPSVTGTSPVDGATAVMLNSSATVTFSETMDGSSITASTFKLTDGSGAVVNGTITIGDDATTAILMPTTLLTASTTYTGTVTTGVTDTGGTPPSAPYTWSFTTGTEVDTKVPSIASTSPVNGATRVAVNAQMTATFSEAMDSSTVTTSSFTVRPTAGGAAVSAAVDYSGTTATLTPTGNLSYSTSYTATISTAVKDTAGNALTAAASWELTTIAESGHYNPQFSGNGWYDESFSTTGDGFDSLQSVVVQSDGKIVAVGTAYNGTDQDVLVVRFNADGSLDWYDLVDLVGGGDFGQGVALQSDDKIVVSVWASNSDDTERNFAVLRYTTSGALDPTYGGGDGIALVDFNAAADTDTQYDLVINPSDQAILCGQIGGRAGLARYDTNGDLDTTFATNGTYSDADFDFFFDCAMDSDGKIVAVGEDQTFDTPGQDIAIARFSAAGALDTSFSVDGRNAFTVGSASNEQGLGVAIQSDGQIVIVGQTDNNSTSNDCVLARYGTTGTLDADFGSSGIFQFGNDAGGELQDLCYDVAIHSGGRIVVIGSSTGDALLARVTSSGTLNTTFDSDGLAVFTEAGGGTGLALDSNEDYIGVGSVQDGGTDTFIFSVIQ